A single window of Cydia splendana chromosome 13, ilCydSple1.2, whole genome shotgun sequence DNA harbors:
- the LOC134796481 gene encoding alpha-amylase 1-like — protein MMRLIVLLFGLGLAVAYKNPHYAAGRTTMVHLFEWKWDDIAAECERFLGPRGFGGVQISPPNENLVIWSHNRPWWERYQPMSYRLITRSGNEQQFESMVRRCNNVGVRIYVDAIINHMSGSWNENVGTGGSTANFGQWHYPGVPFGTNDFNWPQCVISGNDYGCCPERVRNCELSGLKDLNQGTEWVRQMIAGYMNRLIDMGVAGFRIDAAKHMWPGDLRIIYDRLNNLNTAHGFPSGARPYIYQEVIDLGGEAISRDEYTSLAAVTEFKFGLELSRAFEGGNQLRWLVNWGPQWSLLAHEDALTFIDNHDNQRGHGAGGNILTYKNAKPYKAAIAFMLAHPYGEPQLMSSFDFTNTEAGPPMDNSGNIISPSINSDGTCGNGWVCEHRWRQIFAMVDFRNVAENTGLNDWWDNGSNQIAFCRGGQGFIAFNNDNWDFNQSLQTCLPAGTYCDVISGSKSGNSCTGKSVTVGNDGRAQIYIASHEFDMMLAIHRGDHVSIERRSGGL, from the exons ATGATGCGCCTCATCGTTCTGTTGTTCGGCCTGGGCCTGGCGGTGGCATACAAGAACCCGCACTATGCCGCGGGCCGCACTACCATGGTGCATCTGTTCGAGTGGAAGTGGGACGACATCGCGGCCGAGTGCGAGAGATTCCTTGGACCTAGGGGCTTCGGTGGTGTTCAG ATTTCCCCGCCCAATGAGAACCTTGTGATCTGGTCTCATAACCGGCCGTGGTGGGAACGCTATCAGCCCATGTCGTACCGTCTTATCACTCGCTCGGGTAACGAGCAACAATTCGAGAGCATGGTCCGCCGATGCAACAATGTTGGTGTCAG GATTTACGTCGACGCCATTATCAACCACATGTCTGGCTCGTGGAACGAAAACGTTGGCACTGGTGGAAGCACAGCCAACTTCGGCCAATGGCACTATCCTGGGGTCCCTTTTGGCACCAATGATTTCAACTGGCCCCAATGTGTCATCTCTGGAAATGATTATGGCTGCTGTCCGGAAAGA GTCCGCAACTGCGAGCTATCAGGGCTGAAGGATTTGAATCAGGGCACCGAGTGGGTGCGTCAGATGATTGCCGGCTATATGAACAGGCTTATTGATATGGGTGTTGCCGGATTCAG AATCGACGCAGCCAAACACATGTGGCCTGGGGATCTCCGTATCATCTACGACAGGCTAAACAACCTGAACACAGCCCACGGCTTCCCATCCGGCGCACGTCCTTACATCTACCAAGAAGTCATCGATTTAGGAGGCGAGGCCATCTCGAGAGACGAATACACCAGTTTAGCAGCGGTCACAGAGTTCAAATTCGGGTTGGAGCTGAGTCGCGCCTTCGAAGGCGGTAACCAACTTAGATGGCTGGTTAACTGGGGACCACAGTGGTCTTTATTAGCTCATGAAGATGCTTTGACTTTCATTGATAACCACGATAACCAGAGAGGGCATGGCGCTGGCGGTAATATCCTGACTTACAAGAACGCTAAACCGTACAAAGCCGCGATTGCATTCATGTTGGCGCATCCATATGGCGAGCCGCAGCTGATGAGCAGTTTTGATTTTACTAATACTGAGGCTGGACCGCCTATGGACAACTCTGGGAATATTATTTCTCCATCTATCAATTCT gaTGGCACTTGTGGAAACGGTTGGGTCTGCGAGCACCGCTGGCGGCAAATCTTCGCGATGGTTGACTTCAGAAACGTTGCTGAAAACACCGGCCTTAACGACTGGTGGGACAACGGTAGCAACCAGATCGCTTTCTGCCGCGGTGGACAGGGTTTCATCGCATTCAACAATGATAATTGGGATTTCAACCAGAGTCTACAG ACTTGCCTACCAGCAGGCACGTACTGTGACGTGATCAGCGGCTCCAAGAGCGGCAACAGCTGCACGGGAAAATCCGTGACGGTTGGCAACGATGGGCGCGCTCAAATCTACATCGCATCGCACGAGTTCGACATGATGCTGGCTATACACAGAGGAGATCATGTAAGTATAGAACGGCGTAGTGGTGGCTTGTAA
- the LOC134796482 gene encoding uncharacterized protein LOC134796482: MMPKLLAEIPGASRDLVTAVRPVLKEWVERKHGAPSFYLTQLLTGHGCFGWYLCERLGREPTTACHHCTGGAVDTAQHTREECLAWAEPRTALSAAVGGDLSLPALIRRMLSSEEIWAAVATFSVTARL; the protein is encoded by the coding sequence atgatgccaaaattactagctgAAATCCCGGGAGCTAGCCGGGACCTAGTGACTGCTGTGCGGCCTGTTCTAAAAGAATGGGTCGAACGCAAGCATGGCGCACCCTCCTTTTATCTCACGCAGCTCCTGACGGGGCACGGCTGCTTCGGTTGGTACCTGTGTGAGAGGTTAGGAAGAGAGCCGACGACGGCGTGTCACCATTGTACCGGAGGAGCCGTGGATACGGCCCAACACACACGCGAAGAGTGCCTTGCGTGGGCGGAGCCTCGCACTGCCCTGTCGGCAGCTGTGGGAGGAGACCTCTCACTGCCGGCGCTAATACGCCGCATGCTCAGCAGTGAGGAGATATGGGCggcagtggccacctttagcgTCACCGCTAGGCTTTAg